The genomic segment ATCTGCACATTTTTTAGAGCCTAGCAGGTCAAGTTGAAGTGTTTTCCAGATCGTTGATCATTTGCTGTAATGTTCCGATCAGCACGGGAATATTATCTCGGCAGACGTTGTAGAGCTGCTGTGGATCTGTTTGAAAGTATCCATGCGCTAGGACATCACGAAGTCCGATTGCACCACGCCATTCCACTTGAGGG from the Acaryochloris thomasi RCC1774 genome contains:
- a CDS encoding HepT-like ribonuclease domain-containing protein, producing MLKSDFINSDAGVDRMDSICMVRIAAGEESKKIDLIIEGQLFAQYPQVEWRGAIGLRDVLAHGYFQTDPQQLYNVCRDNIPVLIGTLQQMINDLENTST